A window of Prolixibacter sp. SD074 contains these coding sequences:
- a CDS encoding TonB-dependent receptor domain-containing protein, whose translation MTVHFKKYFLLIYFWILSVPILFAQTNEGELYGEIIGPDGKGISDVSIISSETQNWSLTDSLGNYHLKVPTGKSEINIRHLGYHPESFAIDISPGQPIQRDINLHVQSLGLREIKVLASENEQSLTSATTIGQQAIELVQATNLGDIMQLLPGRPVQNPDLNSAGQAQLRGTGSSTDNKIDAFGTAIIVNGIPLSNDANMQVSNTSTIGANGLFSTVSGGGIDLRDIPADQISRIEVIRGIPSVRYGNLTSGVIRVETMQGKAPFRAKVRLDPTTQEASLGKGLALGKSNQTLNIGFDLTHSQQDLHIPVPAYNRATASANWNIHSNNHNWRNQVNLSLLYAKDRDKGDKDAALEENRYASDKGFRVSTKGEIKSGEKILKRLAYQVSLAMRNQDAYNKQLRSGEAQPLPTNLVGGTFEVPFAPAEYYTATRIEGKPVNFYASLIQRFAVSGEKVHDRFFVGTEWRTDVNHGNGKTFDAGYPPPSSYRPRAYNDVPALNQFSLFAENSFTFPLAGKTVQWQAGIRYDNVLPNGLFKSSFDTKWQPRTNLTYQLFPYLRLRGGYGITAKAPSLVYLYPEAAYFDAVSYMFYSATYPDERLALMTTHIFDATNNQLKFMTNRKAEIGVDLNAGKWSAHVTFYNEKTRNAYSFTDVPAAFPYPVYDTSFYLPGNGEKPQLDEVNVDTLTYRSAYLKPNNSLNIDRKGIEFAIQSPEITQTGTSFNLSGAWSANTSWSDAPDILEISRNFPNNPNGYMGMYESNKTNRELFLTTFRIVQHIPVLRFVATAALQNTWIDKYGSIFRGSVPVGYIDENGNTIPLTSARATTGFPFLIRSVDPVTNEKVSRPALWNLNLKLAKEIGKNYRFSFFANNMFMHNPAYANHRTGQIEKRNPALYFGGELAFHF comes from the coding sequence ATGACAGTTCACTTCAAAAAATACTTCTTACTTATCTATTTCTGGATACTCAGTGTTCCTATACTTTTTGCGCAGACAAACGAAGGCGAATTGTATGGCGAAATTATTGGGCCCGATGGAAAAGGGATATCAGATGTATCCATAATCAGCAGTGAAACACAGAACTGGAGTTTAACAGACAGTCTGGGGAATTATCATCTAAAAGTTCCTACCGGGAAATCAGAAATCAACATCCGCCACCTCGGATACCATCCGGAATCATTCGCAATAGATATTTCTCCCGGTCAGCCCATTCAACGGGATATCAACTTACATGTCCAATCTCTTGGCCTCAGGGAAATAAAGGTTTTAGCCAGTGAAAACGAACAAAGCCTGACTTCAGCCACCACGATAGGGCAGCAAGCCATCGAGCTGGTCCAGGCTACTAACCTGGGCGATATCATGCAATTACTTCCCGGGAGACCGGTACAAAATCCCGACCTCAATTCGGCCGGGCAAGCACAATTACGAGGAACCGGTTCATCTACCGATAATAAAATTGACGCGTTTGGAACAGCCATTATCGTTAATGGAATACCACTCTCCAACGATGCGAATATGCAGGTAAGCAACACATCCACAATCGGAGCAAACGGACTTTTTTCAACCGTAAGTGGTGGTGGAATTGATTTACGCGACATTCCCGCTGACCAAATCAGCCGGATCGAAGTCATTCGCGGAATACCTTCAGTGCGATACGGGAATCTAACTTCAGGTGTTATTCGGGTGGAAACCATGCAGGGAAAAGCACCGTTTCGCGCAAAAGTTCGCCTCGATCCGACCACACAGGAAGCAAGTCTGGGAAAAGGGTTGGCATTGGGTAAAAGCAACCAAACACTTAATATCGGATTCGATCTCACACATTCACAGCAGGATTTGCACATTCCGGTTCCGGCCTACAACCGGGCTACGGCCAGTGCCAACTGGAACATACACAGCAACAATCATAACTGGCGGAACCAGGTAAATCTTTCCTTGCTTTACGCGAAAGATCGGGATAAGGGCGACAAAGATGCCGCGTTGGAGGAAAATCGATATGCCAGCGACAAAGGATTCCGTGTAAGTACAAAAGGTGAGATTAAATCCGGAGAAAAAATACTGAAGAGGCTGGCTTACCAGGTATCACTGGCCATGCGAAATCAGGATGCTTACAATAAACAACTCCGTTCAGGAGAAGCTCAACCGTTGCCAACCAACCTCGTTGGAGGGACATTTGAAGTTCCCTTTGCTCCCGCTGAATACTACACGGCCACGCGCATCGAAGGCAAACCGGTAAATTTCTATGCTTCGCTCATTCAACGTTTCGCGGTAAGCGGAGAAAAAGTGCACGACCGCTTTTTTGTCGGAACCGAATGGCGAACTGATGTTAATCACGGAAATGGAAAAACATTCGACGCAGGTTATCCGCCACCATCATCGTACCGACCAAGAGCCTATAACGATGTTCCGGCATTGAATCAGTTTTCGCTTTTTGCCGAAAATTCTTTCACTTTTCCGTTAGCCGGAAAAACAGTGCAGTGGCAGGCCGGCATCAGGTACGACAATGTGCTGCCCAATGGATTGTTTAAAAGCAGTTTCGATACAAAATGGCAGCCCAGAACGAATCTGACGTACCAACTATTTCCATATTTACGCCTTCGCGGAGGTTACGGAATTACGGCCAAAGCTCCTTCCCTGGTTTATCTCTATCCCGAAGCGGCCTATTTTGATGCTGTCAGTTACATGTTTTATTCGGCCACTTATCCGGATGAACGCCTCGCATTGATGACCACCCACATTTTCGATGCAACGAATAATCAACTGAAGTTCATGACCAACCGGAAAGCGGAAATTGGAGTTGACTTAAATGCAGGGAAATGGAGCGCCCACGTCACCTTTTACAATGAGAAAACGAGGAATGCCTATTCATTTACCGATGTGCCGGCTGCATTTCCCTACCCGGTTTACGATACCTCCTTTTACCTTCCGGGAAACGGGGAGAAGCCTCAACTCGATGAGGTGAATGTCGATACATTAACCTATCGGAGCGCTTATCTAAAACCGAATAATTCGCTGAACATCGACCGGAAAGGAATAGAATTCGCGATTCAATCACCCGAAATTACTCAAACGGGTACCTCCTTTAATCTGAGCGGTGCCTGGTCGGCCAACACTTCCTGGAGTGATGCCCCGGACATACTCGAAATTAGCCGGAATTTTCCAAACAATCCCAACGGATACATGGGCATGTATGAGTCGAACAAGACCAATCGTGAGCTGTTTCTGACGACTTTTCGCATTGTCCAGCACATTCCGGTACTTCGGTTTGTGGCAACGGCTGCACTGCAAAACACCTGGATTGACAAATATGGATCAATTTTCCGTGGTTCTGTCCCGGTAGGTTATATTGATGAAAACGGCAATACAATTCCCTTAACTTCTGCACGGGCAACAACCGGTTTTCCGTTTCTCATCCGGAGTGTTGACCCGGTGACGAATGAAAAAGTTAGCCGGCCCGCCTTGTGGAACCTCAACCTGAAACTGGCAAAAGAAATCGGGAAGAATTATCGTTTCTCCTTCTTCGCCAACAATATGTTTATGCACAATCCGGCCTACGCGAACCATCGCACCGGACAAATTGAAAAACGAAATCCCGCACTCTATTTTGGAGGAGAGCTGGCATTTCATTTTTAG
- a CDS encoding DUF4876 domain-containing protein, with product MRRLKTIGLLLIWTVTLLTGCRDDKFNVEPQLYDVSVQLSLPDSYSGASPENTTVRLINIDNQLESEGVTGANGQCTFHRVTAGKYRLWAGKKYPAAEARSLGSSLVTDRDILQNRYVSLNYNQADITVTGNTDLGSKTLKENLAGLLVIKELYYTGSRTPNGKAYWSDQFVEIFNNSDETIYLDSLYIASVYGASGNSTAAAPSPYAGVQDSVFLDFVRMIPGTGKDHPLKPGKSIVIAQDGMNHRDDPNGNPTSIDLSHADWETFLYRPENQKDIDFAEVPNLTEIFASMQSTFDWIFNSYGAGIVIYRNYHQDEVHFVPRPNDTKGRTLMSIPSEWVLDGVEALASADAGAYHRIPYSIDAGFTYCNGNFNLQSCRRKIEQEQDGRIILTDTNNSSEDFDVILFPTPGTFN from the coding sequence ATGAGAAGACTGAAGACCATAGGGCTCCTCTTGATTTGGACAGTGACTTTACTGACCGGATGCCGCGACGACAAGTTCAACGTTGAGCCACAGTTGTACGACGTTTCTGTTCAGTTGTCATTGCCCGATAGCTACTCCGGTGCTTCACCCGAAAACACAACCGTACGGTTGATCAACATCGACAACCAACTGGAAAGCGAAGGTGTGACCGGTGCCAACGGCCAATGTACGTTTCACAGAGTCACCGCCGGAAAATACCGCTTGTGGGCAGGGAAGAAGTACCCCGCTGCCGAAGCACGCTCGTTGGGTTCTTCATTAGTCACCGACCGGGATATTTTGCAAAACCGCTATGTTTCACTCAATTACAATCAGGCCGATATTACCGTAACCGGGAATACAGATTTAGGTAGTAAAACGCTGAAAGAAAATCTGGCCGGCCTACTGGTGATCAAAGAATTGTATTACACCGGTTCCCGGACCCCCAATGGAAAAGCATACTGGTCCGATCAGTTTGTCGAAATCTTTAACAACAGCGATGAAACCATCTACCTCGACAGCCTTTACATTGCCAGTGTTTACGGCGCCAGCGGCAATTCGACAGCCGCTGCCCCCTCACCATATGCCGGCGTGCAGGACAGTGTTTTCCTCGACTTTGTCAGGATGATTCCCGGAACCGGAAAAGATCATCCATTGAAGCCAGGCAAAAGCATTGTAATTGCCCAGGATGGAATGAATCACCGCGATGACCCGAACGGAAATCCAACCAGCATCGACCTGTCGCATGCCGATTGGGAAACGTTCCTATATCGTCCGGAAAATCAAAAAGACATTGATTTCGCCGAAGTTCCAAACCTGACTGAAATCTTCGCCAGCATGCAATCGACCTTTGATTGGATTTTCAATAGTTACGGAGCCGGCATCGTTATTTACCGCAATTATCATCAGGATGAAGTACATTTCGTTCCCCGTCCCAATGACACCAAAGGCAGGACCTTGATGTCCATTCCATCCGAATGGGTCTTGGACGGAGTGGAAGCATTAGCTTCGGCTGATGCCGGCGCGTACCACCGCATACCTTATTCCATCGATGCCGGATTTACTTACTGCAACGGAAATTTCAACCTGCAAAGTTGCCGGCGGAAGATTGAACAGGAGCAGGACGGACGCATCATTCTGACGGATACGAATAATTCCAGTGAAGATTTTGATGTGATTCTATTTCCAACACCCGGCACGTTTAATTAG